The following proteins are encoded in a genomic region of Ostrinia nubilalis chromosome 1, ilOstNubi1.1, whole genome shotgun sequence:
- the LOC135076312 gene encoding GPI mannosyltransferase 4 yields the protein MFLKTDILKAISFRSHVKLPLSYWLLVALRFALTLLPQRGYIHPDEFFQNVEVMAGDILTVEVARTWEFNPKFPIRNIFVPKMILGPPLHLIRVANPYTKGYLNIDLKTPYYLLVIPRIFICLLSLINDYCLYRICVVYGQNFRNRLKIFASSYVVFVYCCRSFSNTFEMMFFSMLLLIVAECMFKSDKIIYHDEFLREKYKEAKSAVEKVKLFKLSTHLPEHSLNHVVFLSTLVTIGIFNRPTFVGFAFPPIFFWLHRGLGSKVVGFKDFHYRIFMLIICSIPTVVILIIVDSSYYGYLTMADIESLKISWDNWVVTPLNFLRYNSDMGNLNQHGLHPRWLHLAVNIPLLFNVLGILAIFTLAGHAYRFIRGQYSKLPRIQSITGLMLFSLITPVALLSLFPHQEARFIIPVLVPLVYLFGNHLHGNESDGPQRRKLKNFLRYSWYTFNIILTVFFGFVHQGGLYPFTNNLHREIKRTYGTHTHVITTHSYSIPTFLLQLESTTKVFKDKTTGHKYRLAPTTFLYKYGSMPMDELFTKIDEVLTEAEMMLHKYKKKYRFYVVSPCALERRILETASNYYYIDIAEEFSHYPHFCTEALPAFPSNRDQFCLENSLMRKNVSHVLDLTMYERFACYLEKFCLKVYRVSPAKNHP from the exons atgtttttaaaaacaGATATACTCAAAGCGATTTCATTCAGAAGCCATGTAAAGTTACCGCTGTCGTATTGGTTGCTGGTTGCTCTTCGATTTGCTCTCACATTATTACCTCAGCGCGGCTACATACATCCAGATGAATTCTTCCAGAATGTTGAAGTTATGGCTG GAGACATCCTCACGGTGGAAGTCGCTCGGACCTGGGAATTCAATCCCAAGTTTCCGATTAGAAATATATTTGTACCAAAAATGATATTGGGCCCACCGCTCCACTTAATCCGTGTGGCAAATCCATACACAAAAGGATATTTGAACATAGATCTGAAAACCCCCTATTATTTGCTAGTCATCCCACGAATCTTTATTTGTCTTCTTTCTCTTATAAACGACTATTGTTTATACAGAATTTGTGTGGTATATGGACAAAATTTTAGAAATCGACTAAAAATATTTGCTAGCTCCTatgttgtttttgtttattgctGTAGAAGCTTTTCGAACACTTTTGAAATGATGTTCTTTTCAATGTTACTGCTGATTGTTGCGGAATGCATGTTCAAATCTGATAAAATAATATATCATGATGAGTTTCTCCGGGAAAAATATAAAGAGGCTAAATCTGCTGTAGAAAAAGTTAAACTATTTAAACTATCAACGCATTTACCAGAGCATTCTTTAAATCATGTGGTATTTCTTTCCACATTAGTAACAATTGGAATATTCAACCGTCCAACCTTTGTTGGTTTTGCATTCCCGCCTATATTTTTTTGGCTCCATAGAGGACTAGGCTCCAAGGTTGTAGGCTTTAAGGATTTTCATTACCGGATATTTATGCTTATTATATGTAGCATTCCAActgttgtaattttgataattgTAGATTCAAGTTACTATGGGTATCTTACAATGGCAGATATAGAGTCGCTTAAAATATCATGGGACAATTGGGTTGTTACTCCATTAAACTTCTTGAGATATAATTCTGACATGGGGAACCTGAACCAGCATGGACTCCATCCGCGATGGCTGCACCTGGCTGTGAATATACCGTTGCTGTTCAACGTCCTGGGTATACTGGCTATCTTCACACTAGCAGGACATGCATacag ATTCATAAGAGGCCAGTACAGCAAGCTGCCTAGAATCCAGAGCATCACAGGGCTGATGCTGTTCTCCCTGATCACTCCAGTGGCTCTGCTCTCACTGTTCCCCCACCAAGAGGCGCGCTTCATCATTCCGGTCCTCGTGCCCTTGGTATATCTCTTCGGGAACCACCTACACGGCAACGAGAGCGACGGACCGCAACGCAGAAAACTGAAGAATTTTCTGCGCTACAGCTGGTATACCTTTAACATAATACTTACAGTTTTCTTCGGATTCGTTCACCAGGGAGGGTTATACCCCTTTACCAACAATCTTCATCGCGAAATAAAACGCACATACGGAACTCACACGCATGTTATCACAACACACAGCTACAGCATACCGACGTTTCTACTTCAACTGGAAAGTACTACAAAAGTGTTTAAAGACAAAACAACTGGACATAAGTACAGACTTGCTCCAACAACATTTTTATACAAATATGGCTCGATGCCGATGGATGAGCTTTTTACAAAAATAGACGAAGTTTTAACAGAAGCAGAGATGATGCTAcataaatataagaaaaaatatagGTTTTACGTGGTTTCTCCTTGTGCACTGGAGAGACGAATACTAGAGACTGCCAGTAATTACTACTACATTGACATCGCGGAAGAATTTTCGCACTACCCACATTTTTGCACCGAGGCGCTACCCGCTTTTCCCAGTAATCGGGATCAATTTTGTTTAGAAAATAGTTTGATGCGTAAAAATGTGTCTCATGTTTTAGATCTGACTATGTACGAGAGATTTGCTTGTTATTTGGAAAAGTTTTGCCTTAAAGTTTATAGAGTTAGCCCAGCGAAAAACCACCCTTAG
- the LOC135076321 gene encoding methyltransferase-like protein 25B codes for MLSQKETIKRTLKMSLQVIQNYDWLLDLYVLDYFVDQHWEKLPLTWREAFYNMDPQILGNIIDGNFSNTVLPLSFLALMKTVQCLTITRQSLDKCAKKKLREISVDTCGGHPRLANLFLKHVKLKKRHEISLMAEVVYHTASQTNCNGVLDFGSGLGHLVRVLGYKYNLYAAGIESQTQLTEEARKLDLELEYTASKHLSIESMDNLKRPTHYNMTLSCHSQLLEMQLPDSMNKYGLVGLHPCGDLGPLLLKHFIKCESSKFICLVGCCFMKLTSEGYPMSEYVKGLDSGLSYPSREIACHAIEVYCDRLKKGDYEDLKIHAFRAALERILVGINPALKHAPVRSIKHSDSLTFERYCSLAFERLQLPLPSCEAVWARARDDLSQWRRVVIVYTLRLALAPLVETVILLDRMLYVLEQGLSCEIQPVFDPKISPRNHIMIARRT; via the exons ATGTTATCACAAAAAGAAACTATCAAGAGGACCTTgaaaatgtcattacaagtgaTACAAAATTACGACTGGCTCTTAGACTTATATGTTTTG GACTACTTTGTTGATCAACACTGGGAAAAGCTACCATTAACGTGGCGTGAAGCTTTCTACAATATGGATCCTCAAATTTTAGGCAATATAATAGATGGAAACTTTTCCAATACAGTTCTACCTTTGTCATTTTTAGCATTAATGAAGACAGTTCAGTGTTTGACTATTACAAGGCAGAGTTTAGACAAATGTGCAAAGAAAAAGTTAAGAGAAATTTCTGTTGATACATGCGGTGGCCATCCAAGGCTTGCAAATCTATTTCTGAAGCATGTAAAGTTAAAAAAGAGGCATGAAATTAGTTTAATGGCAGAAGTTGTTTATCATACAGCCAGTCAAACTAACTGTAATGGTGTCCTTGATTTTGGTTCTGGTTTGGGGCACCTAGTGAGAGTTTTGGGGTACAAGTACAATCTGTATGCGGCAGGGATAGAGAGCCAGACACAACTGACTGAAGAAGCTAG aaaacttgATTTAGAATTGGAATATACTGCAAGCAAACATTTATCTATAGAAAGTATGGATAATTTGAAGAGACCAACTCACTACAACATGACACTATCTTGTCACAGTCAGCTTTTGGAAATGCAATTACCGGATTCTATGAATAAATATGGGTTAGTAGGTCTGCATCCATGTGGGGACCTCGGTCCTTTGCTGTTGAAGCACTttattaaatgcgaaagttctAAGTTTATATGTCTTGTTGGCTGCTGCTTCATGAAACTAACATCAGAAGGATACCCTATGAGTGAATATGTCAAAGGGTTGGACAGTGGCCTGTCATACCCTAGCAGAGAGATAGCTTGCCATGCTATTGAGGTCTATTGTGACAGGTTGAAGAAAGGGGACTATGAGGATTTAAAG ATACATGCCTTCAGAGCAGCCTTGGAGAGGATATTAGTAGGAATCAATCCTGCACTCAAGCATGCTCCAGTTAGGAGTATAAAGCATTCAGACTCTTTGACGTTTGAAAG ATACTGCAGCTTGGCGTTTGAAAGGCTCCAGTTGCCCCTTCCCTCTTGCGAGGCGGTTTGGGCGCGCGCGCGTGACGATTTGAGCCAATGGCGGCGCGTGGTCATCGTGTACACGCTGCGACTTGCGCTTGCGCCGCTCGTCGAAACTGTCATCTTGTTGGACCGGATGCTGTACGTTTTGGAACAAG GTCTATCGTGCGAAATTCAGCCTGTGTTCGATCCTAAGATATCTCCCAGAAACCACATAATGATTGCGAGAAGAACATGA